A genomic stretch from Onychostoma macrolepis isolate SWU-2019 chromosome 02, ASM1243209v1, whole genome shotgun sequence includes:
- the cfap57 gene encoding cilia- and flagella-associated protein 57 isoform X8, which produces MATVVAQSHYIFGLRTGVRNNLLYFDEQTVIFPCGNNCVRYNINQKCQKFIPGTERSQGMQALAISTNRRYLAVSECVEKATITVFDLQHEQSRKRKVLTGGEIPVNEFVCMAFSPDSKYLIGQAGGPDWTLFLWMWEKKKVMATVKTSTDGPINQISFNPEDNTQICVSGNGVFKIFRYAGETLKQSSTFKTDTHHFLCHTWMSTEQVIAGTDAGQLMMFESGRLRWEMNVTPVKKVYSQSEKQDSNETFSTLPRVTAIVGYSNGFACSAGPGTVCLFEKREEEDQYKKTKEIKIPPELFSNDPSSAEQQEISTLCISPSEETLAASTDRGQLYGISLSLAELNKGVFAQFEHLSHSSHSSVITGLSTCIRKPLIATCSQDRSVRIWNFETNVLEMYKEFQEEAYSIALHPTGLYILVGFSDKLRLMTLLIDDIRTFKEFTVRSCRECAFSHGGHLFAAVNGNVINIYSTTTFEDVLNLKGHNEKVRAIAFSVEDSRLVSCGMDGAVYEWNTLTGARESESVLKTCSYTGVTISPDAKTFFAVGTDCSLKEIQDCQILKEVRTGDVVCTTVAMSRSGRALFIGTSTGTVRAIKYPLPIQNDWIEYQAHAGPVTKMVITFDDQFLITVSEDSCLFIWKIIDKEGQGLKREKELIYAEEILITKSDLEEKNKIMLDLNARVTELQEENKYQLSLRDIEYKEKINELTEKCIQQINSLNAEKEVLKAEKEKQQTAHVKSLSEVLEKHDKEQQDMESSNNQKLMLEYEKYQELQLKLHKVQQEYEQQLHSVEESKTRALEEMMQSYEAKLEEKMMLVTQYQDESQQKVREFDEYIKQEEEDIDMEIHEIRMKFEQNLKEEKKANTRLKVELDTTTKQFHVLQREIENKNLEIEKLKQEVQKLQSVIKALENDITGLKTAIQKRDGIIQDKEKSIYELKKKNDTLNKTIEVMEFRADYMEEQIEPKENEIQELKEQMVEMEGELKEFHKTNTQLELKIAELNLKLKNKDKEMHKEMRK; this is translated from the exons ATGGCTACAGTAGTGGCACAGTCTCATTATATATTCGGATTGCGGACTGGAGTGAGgaataatttattgtattttgatgAGCAAACCGTCATATTTCCGTGTGGAAACAACTGTGTGCGCTATAACATCAATCAGAAATGCCAGAAGTTCATTCCAG GCACAGAGAGAAGTCAGGGCATGCAGGCCTTGGCCATCAGTACAAACAGGCGTTATCTGGCTGTGTCTGAATGTGTAGAGAAAGCCACCATCACTGTGTTTGATCTCCAGCACGAGCAGAGCAGGAAGAGGAAAGTGCTGACTGGAGGAGAGATCCCGGTGAACGAGTTTGTCTGCATGGCCTTTTCCCCTGACTCCAAGTATCTGATCGGTCAGGCAGGCGGGCCAGACTGGACTCTCTTCCTCTGGATGTGGGAAAAGAAGAAGGTGATGGCCACTGTGAAGACAAGCACCGATGGCCCCATAAACCAG ATCAGCTTCAACCCTGAGGACAACACACAGATCTGTGTGAGTGGCAACGGGGTGTTCAAGATCTTTCGCTATGCTGGAGAAACCCTGAAACAGTccagcacatttaaaacagacACCCATCACTTCCTGTGCCACACCTGGATGTCCACGGAGCAGGTGATTGCTGGCACAGACGCAGGTCAGCTGATGATGTTTGAGTCAGGCCGTCTGCGCTGGGAGATGAATGTGACGCCAGTGAAGAAGGTTTACAG TCAGTCAGAAAAGCAGGACTCTAACGAGACCTTCTCCACACTGCCGCGGGTGACAGCCATTGTAGGTTATTCTAATGGCTTTGCTTGCTCCGCTGGTCCTGgcactgtgtgtttgtttgagaaAAGAGAGGAGGAAGACCAGTACAAGAAAACCAAAGAAATAAAG ATTCCTCCAGAACTGTTCAGTAATGATCCCAGTTCTGCAGAGCAGCAGGAAATCAGCACTCTGTGCATCAGTCCGTCAGAAGAGACCCTTGCTGCCAGCACAGACCGCGGTCAGCTCTACGGCATCAGCCTCTCTCTAGCCGAGCTGAACAAG GgtgtttttgctcagtttgagcACCTGTCTCACTCGTCCCACTCCAGCGTTATCACAGGTTTATCCACCTGCATCCGCAAACCGCTCATCGCCACCTGTTCCCAGGACCGCTCAGTGCGCATCTGGAACTTTGAGACCAA TGTTTTAGAGATGTATAAGGAGTTCCAGGAGGAAGCCTACAGCATAGCTCTTCACCCCACTGGACTCTACATCCTGGTGGGATTCTCAGACAAACTCCGTCTCATGACTCTGCTCATCGATGACATCAGGACTTTCAAGGAGTTCACTGTACGCAGTTGCCGTGAG TGTGCGTTCAGCCACGGGGGCCACTTGTTTGCTGCTGTCAATGGAAACGTGATCAACATCTACTCCACTACCACATTTGAGGATGTCCTGAATCTGAAGGGACACAATGAAAAA GTGCGGGCGATAGCATTCAGCGTAGAGGACAGTCGTCTTGTGTCGTGTGGCATGGACGGGGCCGTGTATGAGTGGAATACTCTCACCGGTGCGCGAGAGTCTGAGAGCGTCCTCAAGACGTGCAGCTACACAGGAGTTACCATCTCCCCTGACGCAAAGACATTCTTTGCTGTCGGGACAGACTGCTCTCTGAAAGAAATCCAAGACTGTcag ATCCTTAAGGAAGTGCGTACAGGTGATGTGGTTTGCACCACTGTTGCCATGTCTCGTTCAGGACGAGCGCTCTTCATTGGAACTTCCACTGGGACTGTGAGGGCCATCAAATACCCTCTACCCATCCAGAATGACTGGATAGAGTACCAGGCCCATGCTGGCCCTGTCACTAAG ATGGTCATCACTTTTGATGACCAGTTCCTCATAACTGTCTCAGAAGACAGCTGTCTTTTTATCTGGAAAATTATTGACAAAGAGGGACAAGggttgaaaagagagaaggAATTAATATATGCAGAAGAGATCCTCATCACCAAATCAGACCTTGAGGAAAAG AATAAAATAATGCTGGACCTGAACGCAAGAGTGACAGAGCTCCAGGAGGAGAACAAGTACCAGCTCAGCCTCAGGGACATTGAATACAAAGAGAAGATCAATGAACTCACTGAAAAATGTATCCAACAGATCAATTCACTTAATGCTGAGAAAGAG gtCCTGAaagcagagaaagagaaacagcAAACAGCCCATGTTAAATCTCTCTCAGAAGTCTTAGAGAAACATGACAAAGAGCAGCAGGACATGg AGTCAAGCAATAACCAGAAGCTCATGCTCGAATATGAGAAATACCAGGAGCTACAACTGAAGCTTCATAAAGTTCAGCAGGAATATGAGCAGCAGCTGCACAGTGTGGAGGAGAGCAAGACCCGAGCCCTGGAGGAGATGATGCAGTCTTATGAGGCCAAGCTGGAGGAGAAAATGATGCTGGTCACCCAG TATCAGGATGAATCGCAGCAGAAGGTTCGGGAATTTGATGAATACATAAAGCAGGAGGAAGAAGACATAGATATGGAAATCCATGAGATCCGCATGAAATTCGAGCAAAAtcttaaagaagaaaaaaaggccAACACTAGGCTCAAAGTGGAACTAGATACCACAACAAAGCAG TTTCATGTCCTGCAGAGGGAAATTGAAAACAAGAACTTGGAGATTGAGAAGCTGAAGCAGGAAGTGCAGAAGCTGCAGTCGGTGATCAAAGCACTAGAGAACGACATCACTGGGCTGAAGACCGCAATTCAGAAGAGAGATGGGATCATACAGGACAAG GAAAAGAGCATCTATGAGCTGAAAAAGAAGAATGACACACTTAACAAAACAATTGAAGTGATGGAGTTCAGGGCTGACTATATGGAAGAGCAGATTGAGCCAAAAGAGAATGAAATCCAGGAGCTGAAGGAGCAGATGGTGGAG ATGGAGGGAGAGTTGAAGGAGTTCCATAAGACGAACACACAGCTGGAGCTGAAAATTGCTGAACTGAActtaaaattgaaaaacaaagacaaagaaaTGCACAAAGAAATGAGGAAG